The Bacillota bacterium genome segment AGTCATAATCGAATTCCGCTAGTCGCACGCCGACCTATCTGACCTCCACCTTCACGCCCTGGTAGTAATATTGGAGAATCCGCTGGTAATTATACCCTTTCTGGGCCGCCAGGGCTTGGGCGCCGGCTTGCGACATCCCGAGCCCGTGGCCATATCCGCGCCCGTCCACCCGGACGCCGGCCGGCACCAGTCGCCGGTTGATGACCACGCCGGCCGCCAACTTGGCCTGCTTCCCGTCCGCCCCGAGGACGGCCAGGCTGCCGGTAGGCGCCTTGACGGTCACCCCCCCGGCCCCGACGACGACCAACTCGCCCCCCTCGGTCAGTGGTGACGGGGTATCCTCCCAGTGTTCTAACTGGTTGACCAGGGTGTAGAGAGTGCTCCGGAGGTTGAGGATCCGGCGGAAGTCGTTGGCCTTCATCTCGGCCGTGCCAAAGCTGCCGGTCAGCCGGACCGAGGTATAACGGCCAGAGACGCCGCGGGTGCCGGCGGGGGCCGCCGCGTACAGTCGGCCTTTGGCATAGCCACCTTCGTTGACCTTCTTCTCCAGGTCACCGAGGGGGATCTCGGCGGTCCAATCATAGTACTGGTAGCTCTGGTCGAAATCGGGCACCCCACGGAGGTAAGGGGTGGCGGCGCTGAAGACGATCTCCGCGTTCTCGGTATGCCCGCCGGAGGAGGCATGGAAGAGGGCGTCGGCGACCCACCCGTTGTAGGTGATGACCTGGCCGGCAGTGGCTTGGACGGCGGCGTCGGTCCGCGGGTCCTCCCCGTCGATCCCCCCGAAGACCTGGGAGTCGACCGTGGCCAGGAGATCGAAGGCCTGGTCCGAAGAACCGCCCGAGGACATCTGGTAAAGGGCGTAACTGCGGGCCGCCACGGCCTGGGCTTTCAGCGCTTCCGGGGCCCAACTGGCCGGCATCTCCCGGGGGACGACCCCGCGAAGGTAATCCTCCAGGGGCAGTTGATCGACGGCCGTCAGCCCCTTGGCGCTGAGGCTGATCCGGAACTCGCCGCGATACGACGGGCCGTCGTCGAGCCGCATGAAGGCCACCGGCTGGGGGGCCGTCCCGGCCGGAGAGCCAGGCGGGATCTGAGGCACCGGGGCGACCTGGACGGGACCGGCGAATGAGCCGAAAGCGCCGGCGCGAATCACCCCGCCGGTCACCGTGAACTCGACCTCCCCCAAAGGCAGGGCCGCAACGACCTGCCCCGTGGCTAGGTTGACGACCTGGAAAGGCCCGGTGCAGCTGAGCTTGACCGAGGGGCGGTCAACGACCAGGCCGACCCGGATGGTGGGGTTGGACCCGACCGGTTGGCCGACGGGTGTGGTCCCCGGCCCGGGCGGCGGGGTCGTCGGCTCGTTGCCGGTCTGAGCCCAGGCGCTCGGGCCGAGGCTGACCAGGATGAGGATCAGGGACAAGGCGATGAGGCCGGCGAACCTCAGGCGAGAAGGCGGTCTGATCAAAGGGCTCTCCTTCCGGCTTTTCGACGTGACCCCCGACGAAGGGCCAGGTTTCGACGGCCCGACCGTCTTCTTCGACCAGGGCACCGCCATTCCCTGCCGCTTAGGTCCACGCCGCCCAACTCCACTTCCCCCGGACGCGCGCATGGCAAAGGCCGCGCCCACCGGCGCGGCCCCATCAGCCAACGGGCTAGTGCATTTTGACCTCGTGCTTGTGCCCTTTGCCCTTGTCCCCGGAATCGGATTGGGCCGGCCTCCCGCCGTCCCAGCCCTTCTCCAAAATTGAAGAGCCAAAGGAGCCCTTGGGCTCATTTGGCCTCGAGTTCTCAGCGATGCTGCCGGGCGAAGCGGTCAGGGCCGCCCCCTGGCCTGGTTCGAGCTGACCGGAGCCGGTTCCGGGCCCCGCTCGGCTCGAGTCCCCCGGACTGGCGGTGCCGGTGCCCTTGTCGTCCGACCCCTGTCCGCCCGGTTTTTCCCGGTCGTTGCCACCGTTGCCATCTTTGCCCGTGTCGTCCTTGGTGCCGGCGCCCTTATCGCCAGCTTGTTGGACGTCGTCGCCGGGCTTGGAGTCCTTGCCCTGGCCCTCCGTGCTCATCACGCCGGCCCCGTTCTGGCCGCCGGAGCCCTGGCCGCCGGAACCCTGGCCGCCCGTCTCCGCCCGCTCGCTGTCCCGCTCCTTCTTCTCCTTCTCCAATTTGCCCTTGTACTTCTCCGACAGTTTGTTGAAGTCTTTTTCGGTGTGAGCCCTCCCGACGATCTCGCCGACCTGGCCGCCCGCTTCCCGGATCGCCCGGCCGACGCCCTTCTCCAGGTCGTAAACCTTCAGGGGCAGCCCGGCGTCGGATGCGACGAGGTAGATGGCGTACTTACCGACGGACAGACCTTGTTCCTTGGCCAATTCGCGGGTGGCTTCGTCGGTGACGATCGTCTGGACCACCACGCCCAGTTCCTTCTGGCTCAGGAAGGACTCGGCGCCGGCCGCAGCCTCTTCGAGCGCCTTGTTGAAGGACTGGGGCAACGCCGCTCCGGGCTTGACCGGCACCGCGGCCACGATGACCAGGTTGTTCTGATCGGTCATGAAGCCGGCCTTGATGGCCGCCTCGGCCAGCTTCTTAAGGGCTTCGTCGAGTCTCATCCGGACCACGCTGGTCTGGGCCAGGACGGCGGCTCCGTCGTCGTTGGTCGGCGCGGCCGATACCACCCCGCCGCGCGCGTCTACGCCAAGGTCCATCCCGGGATTGATGTCGACGCTGACGTAGGCCAGGGCCGGCAAGGGCCGATTAGCATAGATGAAGGCGCCGGGAGCCATCAGGACCAGAGCCAGCACGGCGGCCGCGGCGACCAGGCGGAGGCGGGTCCAGGCGAAGGCCGGCCGACGCGCGGGGACCGCCCCAAGGCCCATCCTGGGCCTCTCCTGCTCACGGACAGCGCCGGACACCGTCACCTCGGCCTCGCCGAAGGTCACCTCTTGCCCTACGGACCATCCCGCCTCCGGAACCCGAACCCTGACGAACCGGCCCCCCGGCGTCAGCAGAACGGCCTTCCTCCCGGCTACCTCCAGGACGACCCCTCGATCGGCGGTCACTCGACTCGCCCCTCTCCCGCCCGACCTCTCGGGACCGGACGTCTCCTCGTGCGGCGTATTCACCAGCGAACGTACTCCTTCATGTATGGCAGGTCTTCCGACAGGATCAGGGCCAGGGCGATGATGTACTTGCGCTGTCGCTCCAGGGTCTTGCGGCTGACCCGGACCTCCTCGGCCAGGTTCTTCAAGGGCAACTCACGCCTTAGGCGCAGGTAAGCAAGGTATTCGGGGTTTCCGGCGACGACCCGCGCCGCCTCCTTCGCGTTCTGGCGGGCGTCCTCGTGGCGAGGGCACACCTCGGCCAGCTCAACAAGGGAAATCCCGTACTCCTCGAGGATCTCTCCGTAGCGCAAGACTTCCTCCCGGCGTTCCTCGGCCTCCTGGTTCTCCGAATGAGCCCGAATGGCCTGATCCCGCTCGATGGGGTTGAGGACATTGCCTTCCTCGTCCTCTTCCTCCAGGCTGGTCAGGGGAATCTCGCGCCGGCCCGACTCCTTGCGGTAGTGATCAACCAACCGCCGTTTGATGACTGTCTCGGAGAAGGCCAGGAACGATATCCCACGCGTCCCATCGAAAGCATCGATGGCCTCGTTGAAGGCCCCCAGGGCGATGCTTGCCTCGTCGTCCGCGCCAAGGCGGATGTAGCGACCACAAACCCGGGCCGCAACTCGCAGGGCGAACGGGGTGAACCCGCGGATCAGGTCCTCGCGGGCCTGTGCGTTTCCATGCTTGGCCTCATCGACCAGGAATTCCGGTTTTGCCTGAGGTTTGATGGGTTTTTCTTTCTGTCCGAAAAGAAAACCCACTCTTCCACCCCATTCACGGTACAGGATTTCGAGGCTTTCGGCGCCTTTCTGGGGGCCGGGCGCGGTTCCCCGGCGCGCCCCAGCGGCTCTTGCCCATCACCGCCGCCGAAAGACCAGGTTGAGCAGGATAGTCAGGACGGTCGACAAGAGGAGCATGGTGACCACCGGGAAGTAGAAGGTGAAATTGCCCCGGCGGATCAGGATGTCGCCCGGCAGGCGCCCCAGGCCCAGGTGCCGGCCGCCGAGGAGGAAACCGGCGCCGGCCAGGGTGGTGACGACCCCGATGATGATCATGACCCGCCCGAAGCCTTCAAACGGGGTTTGACCCGGCATCTCGCCTATCCCCCCAGACAGCGTTCCTTCTCGCTGAAGACGCAGCCACAGTAGTTCTGACGGTACAGCCCGTGCTCGACCGCCAGCCGCCGGCCTTCCCGCCAGCCCGGTCGGAAGTCCTGATAAAGGAAGCGAACCCCGTATCGCTCACCGGCCCGCTCTCCTTCCTCCCGGATGACCGCGTGGTCCTGATGCGGGCTGACCAGGAGGGTGGTGGTAAAGGCATTGAACCCGCCGGCGGCGGCCTCGGCCGCCGCCCGGTCCAGGCGATAGCGATAGCAGGCCCGGCAGCGGGCCGGTTTGGCTGGATTCTCGACCGCCGCCTTCAGGTATCCGGCCAGGTCATAGTCGCCGGGGGGAAGCAAACGAAGGCCGCTCTGGCCGGCATACTGCCAAAGGGTCGCCAGGCGGCGCTGGTACTCTGAATAGGGGTGGATGTTGGGGTTGAAGAAGTAGCCGGCAACCTCATGCCCCTCGTCCTTGAGGGCCTGGTGCGGGTATGTCGCGCATGGCCCGCAGCAAACGTGCAGCAAGACGGGCAATCGGGTCCCTCCTTAGAGCAACCTGCCCTGACCGGCTCCAGACCCGCCTGAGTCTTCCGGCCCTTCTCCCTCCGGCCGGCCGGGCCCCCCGGAGGCGACCGGTCCGCCGGGCCCGGTTCGTCCGGGCGTACCGTCTTGGACGGCTTGGGTCCTCTCGGGGGGACGAAGTCCGAGGTACTGGTAGCCCGAACGGGTGACAACGCGTCCGCGCGGGGTCCGTTGCAGGAAACCGATCTGGATCAAGAAGGGCTCATAGAAGTCTTCGATGGTTTCGACCTCTTCGCTTAGCCCGGCGGCCAGCGACTCCACTCCCACCGGGCCGCCGTCGAACTTCTCGACAATCGCCGCAATGAGGTTCTTGTCGGTCCGGTCGAGGCCGAGGGAGTCGATGCCCAGAAGGTCCAGCCCCTCCCCGGCGATCTGCCTGTCGATGACCCCGTCCCCGCGGACCTGAGCATAGTCGCGGACGCGCTTAAGGACCCGGTTGGCGACCCGGGGTGTGCCCCGTGATCGCCGGGCGATTTCCGCCGCTCCCTCCCCGTCGATCTCGACCCCGAGGATGGAAGCCGATCGGCGGACGATGTTCTCAAGTTCCTCGACGGAGTAGAATTCCAGCCGACTCAGGACCCCAAACCGGTCTCGCATCGGGGAGGTCAACATGCCGGCCCGGGTGGTCGCCCCGACCAGGGTGAAGCGGGGCAGGTCCAACCTCAGCGTCCGGGCGCTGGGGCCCTTGCCGATGACGATGTCGAGGGCGAAGTCCTCCATCGCCGGGTAGAGGATCTCCTCCACGGTCCGGTTCAGGCGGTGAACCTCGTCGATGAAAAGAACGTCCCGGTCGGCCAGGTTGGTCAGGATGGCGGCCAGATCCCCCGGCCGTTCGATGGCCGGCCCGGAGGTGATCCGGAGGT includes the following:
- a CDS encoding SpoIID/LytB domain-containing protein, with translation MIRPPSRLRFAGLIALSLILILVSLGPSAWAQTGNEPTTPPPGPGTTPVGQPVGSNPTIRVGLVVDRPSVKLSCTGPFQVVNLATGQVVAALPLGEVEFTVTGGVIRAGAFGSFAGPVQVAPVPQIPPGSPAGTAPQPVAFMRLDDGPSYRGEFRISLSAKGLTAVDQLPLEDYLRGVVPREMPASWAPEALKAQAVAARSYALYQMSSGGSSDQAFDLLATVDSQVFGGIDGEDPRTDAAVQATAGQVITYNGWVADALFHASSGGHTENAEIVFSAATPYLRGVPDFDQSYQYYDWTAEIPLGDLEKKVNEGGYAKGRLYAAAPAGTRGVSGRYTSVRLTGSFGTAEMKANDFRRILNLRSTLYTLVNQLEHWEDTPSPLTEGGELVVVGAGGVTVKAPTGSLAVLGADGKQAKLAAGVVINRRLVPAGVRVDGRGYGHGLGMSQAGAQALAAQKGYNYQRILQYYYQGVKVEVR
- a CDS encoding anti-sigma factor domain-containing protein, which gives rise to MTADRGVVLEVAGRKAVLLTPGGRFVRVRVPEAGWSVGQEVTFGEAEVTVSGAVREQERPRMGLGAVPARRPAFAWTRLRLVAAAAVLALVLMAPGAFIYANRPLPALAYVSVDINPGMDLGVDARGGVVSAAPTNDDGAAVLAQTSVVRMRLDEALKKLAEAAIKAGFMTDQNNLVIVAAVPVKPGAALPQSFNKALEEAAAGAESFLSQKELGVVVQTIVTDEATRELAKEQGLSVGKYAIYLVASDAGLPLKVYDLEKGVGRAIREAGGQVGEIVGRAHTEKDFNKLSEKYKGKLEKEKKERDSERAETGGQGSGGQGSGGQNGAGVMSTEGQGKDSKPGDDVQQAGDKGAGTKDDTGKDGNGGNDREKPGGQGSDDKGTGTASPGDSSRAGPGTGSGQLEPGQGAALTASPGSIAENSRPNEPKGSFGSSILEKGWDGGRPAQSDSGDKGKGHKHEVKMH
- the sigI gene encoding RNA polymerase sigma factor SigI; protein product: MGFLFGQKEKPIKPQAKPEFLVDEAKHGNAQAREDLIRGFTPFALRVAARVCGRYIRLGADDEASIALGAFNEAIDAFDGTRGISFLAFSETVIKRRLVDHYRKESGRREIPLTSLEEEDEEGNVLNPIERDQAIRAHSENQEAEERREEVLRYGEILEEYGISLVELAEVCPRHEDARQNAKEAARVVAGNPEYLAYLRLRRELPLKNLAEEVRVSRKTLERQRKYIIALALILSEDLPYMKEYVRW
- a CDS encoding DUF2905 domain-containing protein, giving the protein MPGQTPFEGFGRVMIIIGVVTTLAGAGFLLGGRHLGLGRLPGDILIRRGNFTFYFPVVTMLLLSTVLTILLNLVFRRR
- a CDS encoding epoxyqueuosine reductase QueH, with product MPVLLHVCCGPCATYPHQALKDEGHEVAGYFFNPNIHPYSEYQRRLATLWQYAGQSGLRLLPPGDYDLAGYLKAAVENPAKPARCRACYRYRLDRAAAEAAAGGFNAFTTTLLVSPHQDHAVIREEGERAGERYGVRFLYQDFRPGWREGRRLAVEHGLYRQNYCGCVFSEKERCLGG
- the ruvB gene encoding Holliday junction branch migration DNA helicase RuvB, whose amino-acid sequence is MTPRPRPEDGGLALTLRPRTMAEFPGQETVKERLGIFIQAAKDRGEPLDHVLLYGPPGLGKTTLAHVIANELGVNLRITSGPAIERPGDLAAILTNLADRDVLFIDEVHRLNRTVEEILYPAMEDFALDIVIGKGPSARTLRLDLPRFTLVGATTRAGMLTSPMRDRFGVLSRLEFYSVEELENIVRRSASILGVEIDGEGAAEIARRSRGTPRVANRVLKRVRDYAQVRGDGVIDRQIAGEGLDLLGIDSLGLDRTDKNLIAAIVEKFDGGPVGVESLAAGLSEEVETIEDFYEPFLIQIGFLQRTPRGRVVTRSGYQYLGLRPPERTQAVQDGTPGRTGPGGPVASGGPGRPEGEGPEDSGGSGAGQGRLL